From Nicotiana tabacum cultivar K326 chromosome 22, ASM71507v2, whole genome shotgun sequence, one genomic window encodes:
- the LOC107801674 gene encoding small ribosomal subunit protein uS8z/uS8w: MVRVSVLNDALKSMYNAEKRGKRQVMIRPSSKVIIKFLIVMQKHGYIGEFEYVDDHRSGKIVVELNGRLNKCGVISPRFDVGVKEIEGWTARLLPSRQFGYIVLTTSAGIMDHEEARRKNVGGKVLGFFY; encoded by the exons ATGGTGAGAGTTAGTGTGTTGAATGATGCTCTTAAGAGCATGTACAATGCTGAGAAGAGGGGAAAGCGTCAAGTCATGATTAGGCCTTCTTCCAAAGTCATCATCAAGTTCCTCATTGTCATGCAGAAGCATG GGTACATTGGAGAATTTGAGTATGTTGATGATCACAGGTCAGGAAAAATTGTAGTTGAACTGAATGGTAGGTTGAACAAGTGTGGCGTCATTAGTCCTCGTTTTGATGTTGGAGTTAAGGAGATTGAAGGATGGACTGCTAGGTTGTTGCCTTCCCGACAG TTTGGATACATTGTGCTGACTACATCTGCCGGTATCATGGACCACGAGGAGGCTAGAAGGAAGAATGTGGGTGGAAAGGttcttggtttcttttattaA